Proteins from one Pontibacter korlensis genomic window:
- the aspS gene encoding aspartate--tRNA ligase: MFRTHTCGELRLDNVGEEVILTGWVQRLRDKGGMLWVDLRDRYGITQLTMEEGITPANLMEQARNLGREYVVKVVGRVVERYSKNDKIPTGAIEIHVSKIVVLNPAKLPPFLIEDETDGGDDLRMKYRYLDLRRTPVRRNLELRHRMMRETRAYLDARNFIEVETPYLIKSTPEGARDFVVPSRMNPGEFYALPQSPQTFKQLLMVSGFDKYFQIVKCFRDEDLRADRQPEFTQIDCEMSFVSQEDILNNFEGFIKHLFEKVKDIHINKLPRMTYADAMKYYGSDKPDIRFDMRFVELNPLVKNKGFKVFDDAELVVGICATGAASYTRKQVDELTDFVKRPQIGATGLVYARVNEDGSIKSSVDKFYTAEDLQAWAAAFHAKPGDLILVLAGGADKTRKALNELRLEMGTRLGLRDKNVFAPLWVVDFPLLEWDEEANRYHAMHHPFTSPKPEDIDLIDDRPGDIRANAYDMVINGVEVGGGSIRIHDRRLQEQMFRLLGFSKAEAEAQFGFLMSAFEYGAPPHGGIAFGFDRLCSLFGGSDSIRDYIAFPKNNSGRDVMIDAPSPISDVQLDELHINMKNLPHK, encoded by the coding sequence ATGTTTCGAACACATACTTGCGGCGAGCTTCGCCTGGACAACGTTGGAGAAGAGGTAATATTAACAGGTTGGGTACAGCGCCTCCGCGATAAAGGCGGCATGCTATGGGTAGACCTGCGCGACCGTTACGGTATTACGCAGCTTACGATGGAAGAAGGCATTACGCCTGCCAACCTGATGGAGCAAGCTCGTAATCTGGGCCGTGAGTATGTAGTGAAGGTGGTTGGAAGAGTAGTGGAACGTTACTCTAAGAACGACAAGATTCCTACTGGTGCCATAGAGATCCATGTTTCTAAAATTGTTGTGCTGAACCCTGCCAAGCTGCCACCGTTCCTGATTGAGGATGAGACAGACGGCGGTGATGACCTGCGCATGAAGTACCGTTACCTGGACCTGCGTCGTACGCCGGTGCGCCGTAACCTGGAGCTTCGCCACCGCATGATGCGTGAAACTCGTGCTTACCTGGATGCTCGTAATTTCATAGAAGTAGAAACTCCGTACCTGATTAAGTCTACGCCGGAAGGTGCCCGCGACTTTGTAGTGCCTAGCCGTATGAACCCAGGTGAGTTCTACGCCTTACCACAGTCACCACAGACATTCAAGCAGCTACTGATGGTGTCTGGCTTTGATAAATATTTCCAGATCGTGAAGTGCTTCCGCGACGAAGACTTGCGCGCTGATCGCCAGCCCGAATTTACTCAGATTGACTGCGAGATGTCTTTCGTGTCTCAGGAAGATATCCTAAATAATTTCGAAGGATTTATCAAGCACCTGTTCGAGAAGGTGAAGGACATTCACATTAATAAGCTGCCACGCATGACGTATGCCGATGCCATGAAGTACTATGGCTCAGACAAACCGGACATTCGTTTTGACATGCGATTTGTGGAGCTTAACCCGCTGGTTAAGAATAAAGGTTTTAAAGTGTTTGATGATGCTGAGCTGGTGGTAGGTATTTGTGCCACAGGTGCAGCTAGCTATACCCGCAAGCAGGTAGATGAGCTGACTGATTTTGTGAAGCGTCCGCAGATAGGAGCCACTGGTCTGGTTTACGCCCGAGTAAATGAAGATGGAAGTATAAAATCTTCGGTAGATAAGTTTTATACTGCAGAAGATCTGCAAGCCTGGGCTGCAGCCTTCCACGCAAAGCCCGGAGATCTGATTTTAGTGCTTGCCGGTGGTGCCGATAAAACTCGTAAGGCTTTGAACGAGCTGCGCCTGGAGATGGGAACACGCCTCGGACTGCGCGATAAGAATGTATTTGCACCGCTGTGGGTAGTAGACTTCCCGCTGCTGGAGTGGGATGAGGAGGCAAATCGCTACCACGCGATGCACCATCCATTTACTTCTCCTAAGCCTGAAGATATTGATTTGATAGACGATCGTCCTGGTGATATACGTGCTAATGCCTATGACATGGTGATCAATGGTGTAGAAGTAGGGGGGGGCTCCATTCGTATTCATGACCGTCGTTTACAAGAGCAGATGTTCCGCTTGCTGGGCTTTTCTAAAGCAGAGGCAGAAGCACAATTTGGCTTCCTGATGAGTGCCTTTGAGTATGGTGCACCTCCACATGGAGGTATTGCTTTTGGCTTTGACCGTCTGTGCTCACTTTTCGGTGGCTCCGATTCTATCCGCGACTACATTGCCTTCCCTAAGAACAATTCTGGTCGCGATGTAATGATAGATGCTCCATCACCAATCTCTGATGTTCAGCTTGATGAATTACACATAAACATGAAAAACCTGCCGCATAAGTAA